Part of the Chitinophaga parva genome is shown below.
GGTAATACTGGCGCCACTGCCCGGCAGCACCGGGTTTGAGCCCAAAGCCCTGGAACTGGGATTCAATGTAAATGGCCGCTTTTTCCTGGCCGGGGGTACCGGTTTCCCGCCCTTCCATTTCGGCACTGGCCAGCACACGCAGGCGCTGCTCCAGGAAATCGGGGGTAATGGTGTTGGCAAAGGGAGTGGCCTGCGATAGCTGCTTTACAGGGAGCTGCGCGTGTGCAGCCATGCCCAGGAGCATACAGGCACCGAACATCGTTTTGAATGTCATAGTCATACGTTGGTTAAAAGGATCACAGCGGCTGGCGGCCTGCTGCTGTGCAACAAGATAGGTATTTCCTCCAGACATTTTTCCGGCCCGGGGGCCAGCGGTGAATAGGGATTATAAGTGTACTACTTTCCGTACCCGGTCTACATGCCGTCCGCCTTCAAAGGGGGTCTGTAAAAAGACTTCCGTAATGGCCTGGGCCTGGACCTGGTCCACAAAACGGCCGGGCAGGCAAAGGATATTAGCGTTGTTATGGGCCCGGGCCAGCCGGGCCAGTTCCTCGCCCCAGCACACAGCCGCGCGCACGCCCTGGTGTTTATTGGCCGCCATGGCCACACCATTGCCACTGCCACAGATAAGAATACCCAGGGAGGCCTGGCCCCGGTCTACCAGCTTGGCCACCGGGTGGGCAAAATCGGGATAATCTACCGCATCCGCGGCATGGGTACCCAGGTCTTTTACGCGGAGCCCCCGCCCTTCGAGAAAAGATACCAGCACTTCCTTGCATTCCACGCCGGCATGGTCGGCCCCGATGGCCACCGGCAGGGAGAAATCGAAATTCGTTTGCATAAAAAAAGCTTTTAGCGTTACATCCGGGATGGCGGTTGGGCCTTGTCCCTTGCGGCGCTAAAAGCTTATTGGAGAAGCCTCCGGCCATCCGCCCAGGGCAGTGAACAACGCATCCTTCTAAAAGACGCAAGGCTCAGTGCTAAGGGCGAATGGCTAAAGGCGGATAGCTACTTTACTTGCGTTATGACCACTCCTGTACGGAGGTTTCTTCATCTTCACGGCCTTCCATGCGGGCCTTGTAGGCCTTCTTGGAGATCAGGATACTCACTTCATACAGCAGGTATAAAGGCGTAAATACGATCAACTGGTCTATTACGTCCGGGGGCGTGATCACCGCGGCCAGCACCAGCAGTACCACGATGGCCTGGCGACGGTATTTCCGCAGGAACGAGGGCGACAGGATGCCCACTTTCGTGAGGAAGTATACCACCACGGGCAGCTCAAACAAGAGGCCCAGCCCCACTACGATCTGGGTGATCAGGTCAAAATAATCATCGATGAAGAACTGGTTCACCACCTTATCGGTCACCTTGTAGGTCACCAGGAAGTTGATGGTGAAAGGCATCACCATGAAATAGGCAAAAGAAATACCCAGAAAGAACTGTAAAGATACCCAAAAGATCACACCACGGGCGCCTTTTAGCTCACGTTCTTTGAGGGCCGGCTTCACAAAACGCCAGAATTCCCAGAAAATGTAAGGGAAAGCGGCCACAATGCCCAGCGTAAAGGCCAGTTTGAATTGCAACATTACCTGGCCGGCCATCATGTGGTTCTGGAAGGCCGGTTGGGCCGGGGTAAGGCAAAGCTTATCGCCCATATTGAGCCAGTGGCCTATGGCGCACAGGGCGCGGTAAGTAGGGAAAGAAGCATTGGTAGGACCAAACACCACGCCATCGAGGATCTCTTTGGTATAGAGGAAACCGAAGGTACTCACAACAGCCATGGCGATCACCGAGCGGATAATATGCCAGCGAAGGTCTTCCAAATGGTCAAAAAAAGACATTTCGGCCTTGCCGGAACTCGCAAATAATTTCTTCAACATAATTTATCGGGTACGCTTATTCACACAGGCAGCGCGTCACAAATATAAACGATGAAATGTAGAGTTGTGACCATAATATTTTTAACAAACAAGGTTTCCGGGGAATAATTTCCGGGCTAACAGGCGGAACAACACAGACACTATTTCACCGCTTTATAAAAAATAAGATGCGTTCAACATTCCCGGCAGGTAGATGGAACTACCTTCATCCATATATTCATACAACTTTATACAGCAGTTGTAACTACGCCCAGATGCCGTTGTAATTGCTACGCAAAGTAGTATGCATGAATTTGTTGACATCCGGTTGATGTGTCATCGCTAAAAACCGGTAGCACTACAAGCCCTTACCAGTAAAGGCTTTCAGCCGCAGGCATCCGTCAATGAAAACAGTCCGCTGAAAAAAAACGTAGGCCTTTTACTACACGCATATACATGATTTTAAATATGCCTGCAACTCAACAGGCAGGTGCCGGTGCTTAAATTCATTATGCTTTTTTTACTTACCTCTTCGCTCAAACCCGCGCTGCATAAGGATTCCACAACGCATAAACGTAAATCTCAATATGCCTGCAACTCAACAACTGTAAAAAAACAATATAGCAAACAGGTGCTGTAGCCGGCAACAAACCACTCCGGCTGTTCGCATGCAGAAAACGTTGATCCGTTGTTATGCAATACCTATAAATTAATGGCACCTGCTGCGCAACGATGATAACACGATATAGGCGTTACCGCCATGCCTGCAGGTATGGAATTGCATACAGATCGCATAACCATCTGGCATATAGACCAGGGTACATCTTAAAAAGTAGAAAGGCTGAAACGTAACAGGGTGGCGGGTTACAGGGAGAGGAGTTAGTTGCAGGGCAAACGTTAGCATAAAAAAAAGAGCCAGCCCGAGAAGAATCAAGAGCCGGCCTTTCATCCATTGTTTGTTAACCCCAAAAAAGTTGAATTCGAGAATGTCTTTAGCGTCTGGTAGGTAATCTTATCTTTCGATTTGGCAAGCTTTAGATAATCTTACTTTATTCCCCAGATGCCGTAATTGTTATGCAAAAATAGAAAGAAATCTGTTATTATCAATGTTGCAACAATTTTTTTTACAGCTTTTTAACAAAAATCAAATCATTGTGTTACAACCTTAAACAAATGTAGGTATTCTAAAGCGACTTTCCTACAACTTTTAACAAAAACGTTTTAGCAATTTGGCGCCTTTTTACGCCGGCTTTCCCGGTGTGTAACGTTTTCGCTAACTAAGATAGTTAATAGTTGGGAATAATCATCAAGCCCAGGAGCGGTTAACTTCACATTAACTGTTGCCTAGGAAAGCAGTTTCATTTTGACCATTTCGATACGCGTTTCCGTTACGTTCAGCACGTCAAATTCATAGTCGTCTATGATAATGCGTTCCTTTAGGCGCGGGATGGTTTCGTAGTGGTTAATAATATAGCCGGATAATGTTTCGCTCTCATCTTCCGGGAAATCAAATCCATACTTTTCGTTGAGGTGGTCCAGTTCCAGCCTGCCGGAGAAAATATATTCCTTCTCCGCGATCTGCTTTTCCACAAACTCCTCCACATCGTGTTCATCCTTGATCTCCCCGAAAATTTCTTCCAGCACATCTTCTATCGTTACAATGCCCGCGGTACCACCAAATTCATCCACCACCCAGGCAATGCTCTTGCGTTCCTTATTGAATTTGCTGAGCAGGTCAATGGCACTCATTGTTTCCGGCACCACCAGGATGGGGTGCAGCATGTCCTTTACCGAGGCGGGATTCTTAAACAGATCCAACTGGTGTACATACCCCTGGATGTTATCGATATCGCCTTCATAAATAATGAGCTTGGAAAGGTTGGTCTCCATAAAAGCCTTGCGGATATCTGCCAGGGGACTGTTGATCTCTGCCGCTTCAATTTCCCGCCGGGGAATGAGGCAGCCGCGGATCTTCACGTGGGCCAGCGACAACGCATTCTCAAACAGTTCTGTGTTCAGGTCTTTATTTTCCACCACGTGCTGCTGGCTCTGGCGCAGGAAATGCTCCACATCCACCCGGGGAAAGGTATCCCGGTTTTCCAGGATGCGCACGTTGAATAAATATTTAAGGATCCATTCGGAAATAGACACCATCATATTGCCGATCACGAACAGGGGCTTGGAGATCACGGAAATAGGCAGGGCAAAGAAGCCCAGCAGGCCATCGGGCCAGGAGCGGAAAATAACCCTGGGCAGGAAAAAGCCCACCAGGCACATCAGGGCCGCGGAAAGCACAATGCCAAGACAAAGGAAAACCGGGTCGTAACGCACATCATTATAGGAGCCGGTCACACTTTTTAAATACGGCAGGAGACTGTCTGCCACCAGGATGCTGTAGATCACCACGATGATGGTGAATCCCAGGAGACTGGTAGCCAGGAAACGGGAGGGGTGCTCGTTAAACCCGGCCAGGATCTTGCCGGTGGCCCGGCCCTGTTTCTTTTTCAGTTCCAGGCTTAGTTTGTTGATATTGGCAAAGGCCGTCTCAATACCGGAAAAAAAACCGGCCGCCAAGAGCAGCGCAATAAGAATCACAAGGGTATATGTATCCATACATTACAAAGATAGTGAATACTAAATTCCACAGAAATCAATTCCTAACAGACTAAAAGTGTGCCAGGCGGGGCTATTAAAATAAGGTCTCAGGCGTTTTGCACTCCCAACAAACCGCTATTCACTAAAGATAATGGCATTTAAGCATCCATCCAGCAGGCCGGACAGCTAATCCGGTGATTTTATGCCAGGAAATCTTCCACCAGTTTTTTCACCTGGGCATATGCATGATCCAGCTGGTCATTCACCACAATTTCATCAAACTGGTGGGCGAAGGACAATTCGTAGCGGGCTTTACCCAGCCGTTCCTCCAGGGAGGCCTGTGTTTCGGTGCCGCGGCCACCCAGTCTTTCTGCCAGTGCCTCCAGGGAGGGAGGCTGGATAAAGATGGTGAGGGCCTGGTCGTGGTAGTGCTCTTTGATAGACAAGGCGCCTTTTACGTCTATATCTACCATCGGGGTCCGGTGCTCATCCCAGATGCGTTGCAGCTCGCTCTTCAGGGTGCCGTAGTACTTGCCGGCATACACCATTTCATATTCTGCGAAATCATTATTGTCTATATGTTGTTGAAACGCTTCCGTGCTCAAAAAATAATAGTCACGGCCATCGACCTCATTTTCACGGGCTGGACGGGTGGCGGCGGATACGGAGAATGCCAGCTGGGGCATAGCGGCCAGCAATTTCTTCACGATGGTGGTCTTGCCGGCACCGCTGGGAGCAGTGATGATGATGATCTTCTTTGAATTCATGCCGCAAGTTAAGGAAAACACGTAGCTGGGAAAAGGGCGTTTTCCCGCTTTCCATTAATAAACGCATGAGAGCGCCGCATGGTTTTGGAAAAGGCGGTCCATTGGCCGGAGGCCCTAAATAAAAAATTCCAATTCCCCGTGCGCTTACACCTAAGAATTGGAATTTATTATTTGTTCACACGTTGGGCTTTATTATGGCACCACGCGTTATTTATTACTATACCCGCTTAATATCCGCTCCCAGCGCCATCAACCTTTGGTCAATGTACTGGTACCCACGGTCTATCTGGTCAATATTCTGGATGGTGCTCTTACCTTCGGCGCTCAGGGCGGCGATCAGCAGGGACACCCCTGCGCGGATATCCGGTGATGACATGGTAATACCCCTCAGTTTATGCTGGCGGCCCAGGCCTATCACTACCGCGCGGTGCGGATCGCACAGAACGATCTGGGCGCCCATGTCTATCAGTTTGTCCACGAAGAACAGGCGGCTTTCAAACATTTTCTGGTGGATCATCACGCTGCCTACGGCCTGGGTGGCGGTTACCAGCACAATGCTCAGCAGGTCTGGTGTAAAGCCGGGCCATGGATGGTCGGAAATGGTGAGGATGGACCCATCCAGGAAGGTCTGGATCTCATATTTTTCCTGGGTGGGAATGAAGATATCATCACCACGGAATTCCAGCTGGATGCCCAGCTGGCGGAACTTTTCGGGGATGATGCCCAGGTGCTGCAGTCCTACATTCTTGATGGTGATCTCGCTCTGGGTCATAGCCGCGAGGCCAATGAAGGAACCGATCTCGATCATATCCGGCAGCATGGCATGCTCACAACCTTTCAGGCTGCTTACGCCTTCAATGGTGAGCAGGTTGGAACCTACCCCGCTGATCTTTGCCCCCATGTGGTTCAGCATCCGGGAAAGCTGCTGCAGGTAAGGCTCACAGGCCGCGTTATAAATGGTGGTCTGTCCTTTGGCCATTACAGCGGCCATCAGTATGTTGGCCGTGCCGGTTACGGACGGTTCGTCCAGCAGCATGTAAGTGCCCTGGAGGCCATCGGTTTGCAGGTGGAAGAAATTATCATCGTTGTCGTACACAAATTTGGCGCCCAGCTTTTCAAACCCAATGATATGGGTATCCAGGCGGCGGCGGCCGATCTTGTCTCCCCCGGGCTTGGGCACATAGGCCTGGCCAAAGCGGGTGAGCAACGGGCCGGCAATCATCACGGAGCCACGGAGCCTGCCGGATTTTTTGCGGAATTCGGGGCTCTGCAGGTATTGCAGGTCCACTTTATCTGCCTGGAAAGTACAGGTGTCGCGGGATACACGGTTTACGGTAACGCCCATATCACCCAGCAGTTCTATCAGCAGGTTCACATCCACAATGTCCGGGATGTTTTTTATCGTTACCTTTTCTGCCGTTAAGAGCACGGCGCTGATGATCTGTAATGCTTCGTTTTTGGCTCCCTGGGGTATAATTTCTCCCTTTAAGCGGTTTCCGCCTCTTACTTCGAAAGCGCTGCTACTCACTTGTTCCTGTTTTTGTATTTGTTCTGTTTATTGTTGCTTTTACCGTTGCCGTTGTTCTTGAACTTCTGTTGGTAGTTCTTATTGCGCTTGCCGGAGCCGCCATTGCCGGAGGGGCGGAAAGCGACGTCTGAGTTGCCGGGGCCGGGATTGGAGGCCATGGAAGATGCGGATGCATGGCCGGGCTGGTATTCCAGTTCGCCGCGGGTAAGGCCCAGCAATTCCGCGCGGATGGCGTCGTCGTGGATACTTTCTTTATGCCAGTTAGTATAGGCCAGTTTCATGTAGTTGCCAATACACTGGATAAAACCCTCTCTTTTTTCGGGGTTCTCTTCCTTCTTGGCCCGTTCAATGATCTGCTCAATGTTTTTGCCCAGGTGGCGGAATTTAGGATATTGTTTCGGGTAAGGCATGGGCTCCGGACGGGCGCGCAGCTTTTCCCGCGTGGGAATGGGATAGGGCGACTCCACGTCCAGTTTAAAATCGGAGATCAGGAACAGGTGGTCCCAGAGTTTATGACGAAAATCCTCGACATTGCGTAAGTGGGGGTTCAGTGTACCCATCAGCTCAATCACGATCATCGCGTTGCGCTGGCGGTCTTCCGGGTCCTCGATGGTGAGCAGGAACTCTACCATGCGCTGGACATTCCGGCCATACTCCTTCATTATCAGGTGATTGCGGTCCGTGTTGTACGAACCTTCAATGTGATATTCCATATTGGTATTTGAAACAAAATTATAAGATAGAAAAAAGCCGTACAGCGTAAGACCATAAAACGGCATTGTAGCGCAGTGCAGACAACAAATTTAATGCAAAATCTCCAAGAAAAACGGCCTGGGACCAGCTTTTCCGGAACAGCCGCCTGGGGAGCCGGCCTTCACGGATGTGGCATCACTATTCCGGACAGCATTTACCAGCGACAAACGTATCAATTTTTTTGCAACAAGACATACAACCTATTTGTTAAAATTTCTAAAAATCAAATTTATGGATCTCCTGAAAAACAAAACAGCCCTGGTAACCGGCGCGGGCTCCGGCATTGGTAAAAGCATAGCCCTGGCCTATGCCGCGGCCGGGGCCAACCTGGTGTTGTCTGACATTAACGAGGCGCACGGCCAGGAAGTGGCGCAGCAGGTCAGCGGTCAAGGCGCCCAGGTGATCTTTGTCAAAGCGGATTCCGCCAGCCCCGAAGACAATGAAAAACTGGTAAAGGCCGCCACGGAGAAGTTTGGCGCCCTGCACATCGCCTGCAACAATGCCGGCATAGGTGGCCCTGCCCTGCCCACCGGGGGATATACCCTGGATGGCTGGCAAAAGGTGATCAACATTAACCTCAATGGCGTATTCTACGGTATGCGCTACCAACTGCCTGCCATGCTCAAAGCAGGTGGTGGCGTGATCGTGAACATGGCTTCCATCCTGGGTTCCGTAGGCTTCAGAACCGCCGCAGCTTATGTAGCCGCCAAGCATGGCGTGGTGGGCCTTACGCAAACCGCGGCCCTGGAATATGCCCCACAAAACATCCGCATCAACGCAGTGGGCCCCGGTTTCATTGACACGCCCCTGCTCAGCCAGATGAATGCTGCGCAAAAGCAGGCGCTCGTAGCCCTTCACCCCATTGGCCGCCTGGGCAAGCCGGAGGAGGTAGCGGAGCTGGTGCTGTGGCTGAGCAGTGATAAAGCATCGTTTGTAACGGGAAGCTATTACCCGGTGGATGGAGGATACCTGGGACAATAAAAATTTCCATTTCCAGAAAACCAGTTTCCAATATCGGGGGAAAATTCCTTTTGATGTTGGAAATTGGCACCTGGACACTTTCAATGCTCCCATATGAATCTCTCCCTTCAAAACAAAACTGCCCTCATCTGCGGCGCCTCTCAAGGCATTGGGCTGGCGGCCGCGCAGGAACTGGCATTGCTGGGCGCGCGCTGCATCCTGGTATCAAGAGATGCGCAAAAGCTGGCAGCTGCGCTGGTTACACTCGCCTCACCGGATGGGCAGCAACATCTTTCCATACCGGCAGACCTGGGGAATACTGAACAGGTAAAGGCATTAGTACATGCATTGCAAAGCATCCGGCCCATCCACATCCTGGTGAATAACAGCGGCGGGCCTAAAGGCGGGCCTATCATCGATGCGGAGCCGGAAGCCTTTACCACGGCCTTTGCGCAGCATGTGGTCACCAATCAATTGCTTACGCAGGCGCTGGTGCCGGGCATGAAGGAAGCTGGCTACGGGCGCATTATCCAAATTATCTCCACCTCTGTAAAAACGCCGCTGAAAAATCTTGGAGTATCAAACACCATCCGGGCCGCGGTGGCCAGTTGGGCCAAGACCCTGGCGGGTGAACTGGCGCGTTATGGGATCACGGTCAATAACGTGTTGCCCGGGTCCACCAAAACAGCGAGGCTGGACAGCATCTTTGATGCCACGTCCAAACAAAGAGGGGTAGACCGTAACGTGATTGAAAAGGAATGGCTGGAAGAGATACCGGCGGCGCGTTTTGGAGAAGCCAGTGAAGTAGGGGCCGCGGTGGCATTCCTGGCCACACCGGCAGCGGCTTATATCACCGGCATTAACCTGCCGGTAGATGGAGGCAGGACGCCGAGTTTGTAAGGCGATTTACAATAGGCAATTTCCAACGTCAAAGAAAAGTTGTTAAAAGAACAAAATCCAACACCCATGCACAAAACGCCCTTACCGCGTCCGGCATTGATGTTGGATTTTACTGTTTGGAATTTTTGGTTTTAGCAGCGCTGCTCTCCCGGAGCAGCTTTTAATGGTTTGGAAATTTGATGGCTAAGTGAAGTGGGCCTGTGGTAAAAATTTCCCTTGGTTGGTTTGGTTGAACCCGCAATCCGAAAATTAGACGGCTACTTGTACTTGTGTTTTTTACATGCTGCACCTGCATGGACATGAACTCTCTTCATCTCTTATTTCCTGTGTATTGGAAATTGAAACCTGGAAATTTACATATCGTGTGTAGTACCCCAGCGTATCAGTTCTTCTTCTGTCCATAACCCGGGGAAGAAGGTGATCCGCTTGTGCTTGGGTGGCAGGAACTGCTGCCAGTTGGTACCCCCGGTGGCGGCGATATCTTCCGGCTTTTTGTGCAGGTAACGCACGGCAGATTTGTAGTGCATGAGCGGCCAGCGGATATTGATGTTGAAGTCATACTCCTTCAGCAGGGGCGTAAGCGCTTCCTGGTCTGCTGCCGGCAACTGCTGGTAGCGGGCGCACAGGTTGTTGTGCTCATGTTTTTGTGCCAATGCCAGGAAGGTGGGCATGTACTTTTTCTCAAACTGTTCCAGGGTAAGCGTACGCTTGCCGGTGGCCAGTTCCGTGGCGCCGCTGCGCCAGTAAATGTGGTTGAGAACGTGCGCCAGGTCCGGGTGGGCGCGCAATTCCTCGCGCTGGCTGGCATACACCAGGTTGCGCAGGTCTGTAGAGCAGATCTCGATCATCCGGAACTGGCCGCTCTGGAAGCCGGAAGCCGGCAGGAGCGCCATGCGGAATTTCAGGAACTGCTCTTTGTCCATCCCGTCCACCATGATCTCAAAGGAGGAGATCAGGCTTTTGAAGTAGTTGTTGATACGCTTCAGTTGCGTGGCAAATACTTCTGCGTCTGGTGCGCCCTCGCAGATCTGATCAATGGCCTTCAGGGTGAGCTTGAAATACAGCTCCGTGATCTGGTGATAAATAATAAAGATGCTCTCATCCGGGAAGGGTGTCCGCGGGTGTTGCAGGTTCAGGAGCACATCCAGCTGGATGTAGTCCCAATAGGTAAGGTAATCTGCATACAAGAGACCATCCAGATAGGCAGAAAGGCTCTGCCCCATTGCGGCGTACTTTTCTTCAAGCAGCCGGATTTTTTCAGCAATGTCTGTGGTAACCATGCCACAAGATTACTGATTTTTTTCCGCAGCAAAAACGCGGGAAATGCAAGCCCCACAAGGCCTGTAGGGAATACCGGAAAAAGAGGCCCGGCCCCCGTTCACCCGGGAACAATACAATCATGCGGCCAGCAGGGGGCAGGCCCGGGTGATCCGGAACGGTGTACAATGATAAGATCGGAGACAGGTGCCGCTACAGGGAGGGCACGGATGCCCGCTGGCGAAACAGTAAATGCGATACAGTAATTGAAAGGCTACCGGAATGTGCAGGGCGGGTAATACATGATGCGTGGAATGCACTGGCAACAGACGGCGTGGAATTACTTCCGGACGGATGGCTATTCCACCACGTTGATAGTCCGGTAAAAGCTTTCTTCCAGGGAAATTAGGGTTTCGGTCCTTTCAATGCCCTTGATCTTCTGGAGCTCATCATGCAGGATGCGGCGCAGCTGGGTGATGTCCTTGCAAATGATCTCGGCAAACATGCTGTAGCTACCGGTGGTGTAATTGAGGCGCACCATTTCCGGGATCTTGCGCAGTTCGCGGGCCACGGTATCGTACATGGAGCTTTTTTCCAGGTAGATCCCAATGAAAGCTATGACATCATAACCGATCATTTTTAAATCTACATGTAATTTAGTACCTTTAACGATACCTAACTCCTGAAGCTTCTTCATCCGAACGTGGATGGTACCCCCAGATACAAAGAGCTTCTTTCCCAGGTCGGCATAGGAGATCTCTGCATTCTGCATCATCTCACTGATGATCTGCAAATCAAGTTTGTCAATATTCAAATTGTTGACCATTTTTACAATTCGTTTTTGATTGTATTAAACCGATATGCAAATATTTAAAAAAAATCGAAATTTCAAAAATTTTTCTTAAATAATTTGCAAGGAATTGCATGCTTCTTTAGATTTGCATCATAATCACTGTTCAAACAGCGTATTTCACCGCAAAAAAACATTGGTTTTATCCTGTGGGGTGATGAAATTGGCAGACATGCCCTCTTGTCTCGAGGGTGAGGATAACGGGATAAACGGAGCATAATGGGTTGACCACTAATCTTATTTGTGCTTTGGCTAACTGCCTCGTGGAGGTTCGAATCCTTCTCCTACAGCTTTCCAGGGCCTGCTTCCTTTGATGGAGGCAGGCTTTTTTTATTTCCGTCCCCGATAAAGGACCCGGGTCTTAAGTCCTAAGTACTTTTTACAGCATCCCCCCCTCTCCACGAATGTACCCAGGGCCTAAGACCTAGGACCTTTTATTGTACCTTTGCCGCCACAATGGGACAACACAAATTAGAACGCTTTGCGGAAATAGAAACCTTTCCCAACGTGCTCATCTACCCGGAGGGCATGCAGGGAAAATGGAAGGATTTTTTTAAGAACGACCATCCCCTCACCCTGGAACTGGCCTGTGGCAAGGGTGATTATACCCTGGGCCTGGCCCGCACCTTTCCCGGTGAGAACTTCCTGGGAGTGGACCTGAAGGGCAACCGTATCTGGCGCGGCGCCAAAACCGCCCTGGAAGAGCCCCTGGTCAATGCCGCTTTCCTCCGCACGCAGATCGACAAAATACAGCATTATTTCGCCCCGGGCGAAATTTCCGGTATCTGGATCACTTTCCCGGACCCGTTCCTGCGGAAATCCAAGTCGAAGAAACGCCTCACCCATCCCAAGTTCCTGCAGCTGTACCAACCGTTGCTGGCCCCGGGAGCGGTGATCAACCTGAAAACAGACTCACCGGAACTGTACCATTTTACCCAGGAAGTGATCGCCACGCTGGGTTGTGAGCTGCTACAGGATATCCCTGACGTATATGCGTTGCCGGAAGTGCCGGCCCTGCTGCGCATCCAGACCTTCTACGAGAAAATGCACCTGGCGGATGGCCGCACCATCCGCTACCTGCAGTTCCGCCTGCCAGCCGCGCCCATAGACTGGCGCAAAGTAAAACTGCCATCTGATGATGCACCCGAAGCTGATTGAGGGCGTAGATTATTATCTCAATGAACAGGGATACATAGTGTTTACCGCAGCATTCCACCTGAAACGCGGGCACTGCTGCGGCAATGGTTGTAAACATTGTCCTTTTGCATATGAAAAAGTCCCCGAGCCCAGGCGCAGCCAGCTCCTCAAAGCCGGCAAAACCCGCGGTGAAGCAAGCAGCGAAGGTGAAAACCAAGCCTGCGGCTGATGCAAAAACAGCCAAGAAATCCGCACCGGTGGTAAAGACCGCTGCCAGGAAAGCCCTGCCAGCAGCCACGCCCCCTTCAAAGGGAA
Proteins encoded:
- the rpiB gene encoding ribose 5-phosphate isomerase B; the encoded protein is MQTNFDFSLPVAIGADHAGVECKEVLVSFLEGRGLRVKDLGTHAADAVDYPDFAHPVAKLVDRGQASLGILICGSGNGVAMAANKHQGVRAAVCWGEELARLARAHNNANILCLPGRFVDQVQAQAITEVFLQTPFEGGRHVDRVRKVVHL
- a CDS encoding SDR family NAD(P)-dependent oxidoreductase, translated to MDLLKNKTALVTGAGSGIGKSIALAYAAAGANLVLSDINEAHGQEVAQQVSGQGAQVIFVKADSASPEDNEKLVKAATEKFGALHIACNNAGIGGPALPTGGYTLDGWQKVININLNGVFYGMRYQLPAMLKAGGGVIVNMASILGSVGFRTAAAYVAAKHGVVGLTQTAALEYAPQNIRINAVGPGFIDTPLLSQMNAAQKQALVALHPIGRLGKPEEVAELVLWLSSDKASFVTGSYYPVDGGYLGQ
- a CDS encoding tryptophan 2,3-dioxygenase family protein, translating into MVTTDIAEKIRLLEEKYAAMGQSLSAYLDGLLYADYLTYWDYIQLDVLLNLQHPRTPFPDESIFIIYHQITELYFKLTLKAIDQICEGAPDAEVFATQLKRINNYFKSLISSFEIMVDGMDKEQFLKFRMALLPASGFQSGQFRMIEICSTDLRNLVYASQREELRAHPDLAHVLNHIYWRSGATELATGKRTLTLEQFEKKYMPTFLALAQKHEHNNLCARYQQLPAADQEALTPLLKEYDFNINIRWPLMHYKSAVRYLHKKPEDIAATGGTNWQQFLPPKHKRITFFPGLWTEEELIRWGTTHDM
- the gmk gene encoding guanylate kinase, whose product is MNSKKIIIITAPSGAGKTTIVKKLLAAMPQLAFSVSAATRPARENEVDGRDYYFLSTEAFQQHIDNNDFAEYEMVYAGKYYGTLKSELQRIWDEHRTPMVDIDVKGALSIKEHYHDQALTIFIQPPSLEALAERLGGRGTETQASLEERLGKARYELSFAHQFDEIVVNDQLDHAYAQVKKLVEDFLA
- a CDS encoding DUF4290 domain-containing protein, whose protein sequence is MEYHIEGSYNTDRNHLIMKEYGRNVQRMVEFLLTIEDPEDRQRNAMIVIELMGTLNPHLRNVEDFRHKLWDHLFLISDFKLDVESPYPIPTREKLRARPEPMPYPKQYPKFRHLGKNIEQIIERAKKEENPEKREGFIQCIGNYMKLAYTNWHKESIHDDAIRAELLGLTRGELEYQPGHASASSMASNPGPGNSDVAFRPSGNGGSGKRNKNYQQKFKNNGNGKSNNKQNKYKNRNK
- the tatC gene encoding twin-arginine translocase subunit TatC, translating into MLKKLFASSGKAEMSFFDHLEDLRWHIIRSVIAMAVVSTFGFLYTKEILDGVVFGPTNASFPTYRALCAIGHWLNMGDKLCLTPAQPAFQNHMMAGQVMLQFKLAFTLGIVAAFPYIFWEFWRFVKPALKERELKGARGVIFWVSLQFFLGISFAYFMVMPFTINFLVTYKVTDKVVNQFFIDDYFDLITQIVVGLGLLFELPVVVYFLTKVGILSPSFLRKYRRQAIVVLLVLAAVITPPDVIDQLIVFTPLYLLYEVSILISKKAYKARMEGREDEETSVQEWS
- the murA gene encoding UDP-N-acetylglucosamine 1-carboxyvinyltransferase, with translation MSSSAFEVRGGNRLKGEIIPQGAKNEALQIISAVLLTAEKVTIKNIPDIVDVNLLIELLGDMGVTVNRVSRDTCTFQADKVDLQYLQSPEFRKKSGRLRGSVMIAGPLLTRFGQAYVPKPGGDKIGRRRLDTHIIGFEKLGAKFVYDNDDNFFHLQTDGLQGTYMLLDEPSVTGTANILMAAVMAKGQTTIYNAACEPYLQQLSRMLNHMGAKISGVGSNLLTIEGVSSLKGCEHAMLPDMIEIGSFIGLAAMTQSEITIKNVGLQHLGIIPEKFRQLGIQLEFRGDDIFIPTQEKYEIQTFLDGSILTISDHPWPGFTPDLLSIVLVTATQAVGSVMIHQKMFESRLFFVDKLIDMGAQIVLCDPHRAVVIGLGRQHKLRGITMSSPDIRAGVSLLIAALSAEGKSTIQNIDQIDRGYQYIDQRLMALGADIKRV
- a CDS encoding SDR family oxidoreductase, with translation MNLSLQNKTALICGASQGIGLAAAQELALLGARCILVSRDAQKLAAALVTLASPDGQQHLSIPADLGNTEQVKALVHALQSIRPIHILVNNSGGPKGGPIIDAEPEAFTTAFAQHVVTNQLLTQALVPGMKEAGYGRIIQIISTSVKTPLKNLGVSNTIRAAVASWAKTLAGELARYGITVNNVLPGSTKTARLDSIFDATSKQRGVDRNVIEKEWLEEIPAARFGEASEVGAAVAFLATPAAAYITGINLPVDGGRTPSL
- a CDS encoding hemolysin family protein, producing MDTYTLVILIALLLAAGFFSGIETAFANINKLSLELKKKQGRATGKILAGFNEHPSRFLATSLLGFTIIVVIYSILVADSLLPYLKSVTGSYNDVRYDPVFLCLGIVLSAALMCLVGFFLPRVIFRSWPDGLLGFFALPISVISKPLFVIGNMMVSISEWILKYLFNVRILENRDTFPRVDVEHFLRQSQQHVVENKDLNTELFENALSLAHVKIRGCLIPRREIEAAEINSPLADIRKAFMETNLSKLIIYEGDIDNIQGYVHQLDLFKNPASVKDMLHPILVVPETMSAIDLLSKFNKERKSIAWVVDEFGGTAGIVTIEDVLEEIFGEIKDEHDVEEFVEKQIAEKEYIFSGRLELDHLNEKYGFDFPEDESETLSGYIINHYETIPRLKERIIIDDYEFDVLNVTETRIEMVKMKLLS